From one Thiohalobacter sp. genomic stretch:
- a CDS encoding FAD-dependent oxidoreductase, whose product MEWDALIIGGGFYGCTIALYLADVYKFDRVLVVEKESDILKRASFVNQARVHTGYHYPRDFTTAFRSRANMPKFVADWQDAIKKDFRKLYAIARSGSYISSKQFAAFCEKIGAELAAPPSHIKSLFNDRLIDDVFQVTEYAFDAAIIREIIREKMHRVGVALQCQAPVEGVSIDGDGTFVVTISSEDASPTSQYSSKRVFNCAYSGISQVRSMPSSRRVARKHEITEMALIALPGSLEGLSVTVMDGPFFSVMPFPSSGLHSLSHVRYTPHFAWVDREDVDPYSLLEEYRNRSNFGKMIRDAARFVPALRDARHIESLFEIKTVLMSNENNDGRPILFQQHVQAPGYFEIMGGKIDNIYDVLDRIDKCFMECLSIPKSGRSVSNIGAFCGN is encoded by the coding sequence ATGGAATGGGACGCGTTGATTATTGGTGGAGGGTTCTACGGGTGCACTATCGCGCTATATCTTGCTGATGTCTACAAGTTCGATCGGGTTCTCGTTGTCGAGAAAGAGAGCGATATTTTAAAGCGCGCGTCTTTTGTCAATCAGGCACGGGTTCATACTGGCTACCATTATCCCAGAGATTTTACTACGGCCTTTCGGAGTCGGGCCAATATGCCCAAGTTTGTTGCCGACTGGCAGGATGCAATAAAAAAGGATTTTAGGAAGCTCTACGCGATAGCTCGTTCTGGCTCGTACATATCATCGAAGCAGTTTGCGGCTTTTTGCGAAAAGATTGGCGCGGAGTTGGCTGCGCCGCCAAGCCATATTAAAAGTTTATTCAACGATCGATTGATAGATGATGTTTTCCAGGTTACAGAATACGCATTCGACGCGGCTATAATCAGAGAGATAATTCGGGAAAAGATGCATCGAGTTGGTGTGGCCTTACAGTGTCAGGCGCCTGTTGAGGGGGTATCCATTGACGGGGATGGTACTTTTGTTGTGACCATTTCGAGCGAAGATGCATCGCCAACATCGCAGTACTCCAGCAAGCGGGTCTTTAACTGTGCATATAGTGGTATCAGTCAAGTCAGAAGCATGCCGAGTTCCCGCAGAGTTGCGCGTAAACATGAAATTACCGAAATGGCCCTCATAGCGCTTCCTGGAAGCTTAGAAGGGCTATCCGTAACCGTTATGGATGGCCCCTTCTTCTCTGTTATGCCTTTTCCCAGTAGCGGGTTACATTCCCTTTCGCACGTCCGCTACACGCCGCATTTTGCATGGGTCGATCGCGAAGACGTGGATCCGTATTCGTTGTTGGAGGAGTATCGTAATCGTTCTAATTTCGGGAAGATGATTCGCGATGCGGCGCGTTTTGTTCCGGCACTAAGAGATGCTCGCCATATAGAATCATTGTTCGAAATCAAGACCGTTCTCATGAGTAACGAGAACAACGATGGCCGACCGATCCTCTTTCAGCAGCATGTGCAGGCCCCGGGTTACTTTGAGATAATGGGGGGCAAGATTGATAACATCTATGATGTTCTCG